A genomic window from Cucumis melo cultivar AY chromosome 8, USDA_Cmelo_AY_1.0, whole genome shotgun sequence includes:
- the LOC103485351 gene encoding uncharacterized protein LOC103485351, translating into MGVYNLLQSMVKIFRFTEVLGAMGFLIWTFSRLPLVLKVSSDFISQISNYFTSPVFGFILCNIIIVSLIAKPHNFSGGKINGDNDVETELFNELVEDGAVTSLSLAGSEPNGRLCSDTEQEKIAYEDKEVISEVTSTRAAVFTEKMENFGLESEKLKLVWTEFGGGELRRLKAEEEAIWGGGVSPERVGNREELSNMEFQRRIDAFIARELRFRWEESGAVVLRS; encoded by the coding sequence ATGGGAGTCTACAATCTTCTTCAAAGCATGGTGAAAATTTTCCGATTCACAGAGGTTTTAGGGGCAATGGGTTTTCTCATCTGGACATTTAGCCGCCTCCCTTTAGTCCTCAAAGTTTCCAGCGATTTTATTTCTCAAATCTCCAACTATTTTACAAGCCCTGTTTTCGGCTTCATACTCTGCAACATCATCATCGTCTCTCTAATTGCCAAACCCCACAATTTCTCCGGCGGGAAAATAAACGGTGACAATGATGTCGAAACTGAGCTCTTTAATGAACTGGTAGAAGACGGGGCCGTTACGTCTCTGTCTTTGGCTGGGAGTGAGCCAAATGGACGGCTCTGCTCTGATACGGAGCAAGAGAAGATCGCCTACGAAGACAAAGAGGTAATCTCAGAGGTGACCTCGACTCGGGCGGCGGTATTTACCGAAAAAATGGAGAATTTCGGTTTGGAATCTGAGAAATTGAAGCTGGTATGGACGGAATTCGGTGGAGGAGAGTTGCGACGGCTAAAAGCAGAGGAGGAAGCGATTTGGGGAGGTGGGGTTTCGCCGGAAAGAGTAGGGAACCGGGAGGAGCTAAGTAATATGGAATTTCAGCGAAGGATTGACGCGTTCATTGCAAGAGAGTTGAGGTTTCGTTGGGAAGAATCCGGCGCCGTCGTCCTCCGAAGTTAA
- the LOC103504443 gene encoding S-adenosyl-L-methionine:benzoic acid/salicylic acid carboxyl methyltransferase 3-like — translation MLHVNGGMGDTSYANNSKLQREIISMTCSIAKEALTNFYKQHIPTSITMADLGCSSGQNTLMIVSYLIKHVEEARQKLHQRPLEYQIFLNDLHGNDFNAVFTSLPSFLEDLEVQIGGDFGPCFFHGVPGSFYIRLFPTDSIHFFHSSSSLHWLSQVPMGIENNKGNIYIGSTSPKSVAEAYYKQFQKDFLMFLKCRAEELVMGGHMVLTLVGRTSEDPSKSGGYYIWELLGLALNTMVAEGIVEEKKADSFNIPYYIPSPKEVEAEVVKEGSFILNLLKASSINLNHIVRETDQQDHSSSPLINNSLANADDYDFAKCIQSVAEPLLIHHFGEEIMDELFIRHKIIVADCMAKHKIMECINLTISLTKKM, via the exons ATGTTGCATGTAAATGGAGGTATGGGAGACACCAGTTATGCCAACAACTCTAAACTTcag CGAGAGATAATATCCATGACATGCTCGATTGCAAAGGAAGCTCTTACCAATTTCTACAAACAACACATTCCAACATCCATAACAATGGCAGATTTGGGTTGTTCTTCAGGACAAAACACTTTAATGATTGTTTCTTATTTGATCAAACATGTTGAAGAGGCTCGCCAAAAGCTTCACCAAAGGCCTTTGGAGTATCAAATCTTCTTGAATGATCTTCATGGAAATGACTTCAATGCCGTCTTTACATCATTACCAAGCTTTTTGGAAGATTTGGAGGTCCAGATTGGAGGTGATTTTGGTCCATGCTTCTTCCATGGAGTTCCTGGTTCTTTCTATATCAGACTCTTTCCCACCGACAGTATCCATTTTTTTCATTCATCTAGCAGTCTCCATTGGCTTTCTCAA GTTCCTATGGGGATAGAGAATAACAAAGGGAACATTTACATAGGTAGTACAAGTCCAAAGAGTGTGGCAGAAGCTTATTATAAGCAATTTCAAAAGGactttttaatgtttttgaaGTGTCGAGCTGAGGAATTGGTAATGGGTGGACATATGGTTTTAACTTTGGTTGGAAGAACAAGTGAAGATCCATCAAAATCTGGAGGTTACTATATTTGGGAGCTTTTGGGTTTAGCTCTCAATACCATGGTAGCTGAG ggaaTTGTGGAAGAGAAAAAGGCGGATTCATTCAATATTCCATACTATATTCCATCGCCAAAGGAAGTGGAAGCCGAAGTGGTAAAGGAAGGAAGTTTCATCCTTAATCTATTGAAAGCTTCAAGTATTAACTTAAATCATATTGTTCGCGAAACTGATCAACAAGATCACTCGAGTAGTCCACTGATTAATAATTCCCTGGCCAATGCTGACGACTATGATTTCGCCAAGTGTATTCAATCTGTGGCTGAACCACttttgattcatcattttggaGAAGAGATCATGGACGAATTATTTATCCGACACAAAATAATTGTTGCTGATTGCATGGCTAAACACAAGATTATGGAATGTattaatctcactatctcattAACTAAAAAAATGTAA
- the LOC103485071 gene encoding S-adenosyl-L-methionine:benzoic acid/salicylic acid carboxyl methyltransferase 1-like isoform X1, which translates to MEVSKILHMNSGVGDKSYAKNSLLQRKAMSKAWPIIKEAIEDYLCTENTPITTLSIADLGCSSGPNTLSILSDLITQFHKIIQLHHNKPIQYQIFFNDLPSNDFNFLFRSLSKFLEDLKNQIGTDFGTCFFNGVPGSFYGRLFPNKSLHFVHSSYTLHWLSKVSEGMEMVNKGNIFINRTSPKNVIEGYYKQFQKDFSLFLKCRGEEIVSGGRMVVTILGRTDESPPNDDFCYTLTLLNLAINNMVKEGMIREEKVDRFNVPNFMPSSEEVKTEVLKEGSFIVNRVEVARIDWNSYNDEFNQSNVFVDSSYCYAKCIRSVFEPLMIPHFGEAIVEELFHKFGKIVKDEMSKKQCQETNITISLTKK; encoded by the exons ATGGAGGTTAGTAAAATACTTCATATGAATTCAGGAGTTGGAGACAAAAGCTATGCCAAAAACTCCTTACTTCAG CGAAAGGCAATGTCGAAAGCCTGGCCAATCATAAAGGAAGCCATTGAAGATTATTTGTGCACCGAAAATACTCCAATTACCACTTTAAGCATTGCAGATTTGGGATGTTCTTCCGGACCAAACACCCTTTCAATTCTCTCCGATTTAATCACACAATTTCATAAAATAATTCAACTTCACCATAACAAACCAATCCAATACCAAATCTTCTTCAACGATCTTCCTTCAAATGATTTCAATTTCCTTTTTAGATCATTGTCAAAATTCTTGGAAGACCTGAAGAACCAAATTGGAACTGATTTTGGAACTTGTTTTTTCAATGGAGTCCCTGGTTCTTTTTATGGCAGACTCTTCCCCAACAAAAGTTTACATTTTGTTCATTCTTCATACACTCTTCACTGGCTCTCTAAG gtATCTGAAGGGATGGAGATGGTAAACAAAGGAAACATATTCATAAACAGGACAAGTCCAAAGAATGTGATTGAAGGGTATTATAAGCAATTTCAAAAGGATTTCTCACTGTTTTTGAAATGTCGTGGAGAAGAAATAGTAAGTGGTGGGCGAATGGTTGTTACTATATTAGGAAGAACAGATGAATCTCCACCAAACGATGATTTTTGTTACACTTTGACCCTTTTGAATCTAGCTATCAATAACATGGTTAAGGAG GGGATGATCAGAGAAGAGAAAGTTGATAGATTCAATGTCCCAAACTTCATGCCAAGTTCAGAGGAAGTAAAAACAGAGGTTTTAAAAGAAGGAAGCTTCATTGTCAACCGTGTCGAAGTCGCACGAATTGATTGGAACTCGTATAATGatgaatttaatcaatcaaatgtGTTTGTCGATAGCAGTTATTGTTATGCAAAATGCATTAGGTCTGTGTTTGAGCCCCTTATGATTCCTCACTTTGGAGAAGCCATTGTTGAAGAATTATTTCACAAGTTTGGAAAAATAGTTAAGGATGAAATGTCCAAAAAACAATGCCAGGAAACAAACATCACTATTTCCCTTACTAAGAAATAA
- the LOC103485071 gene encoding S-adenosyl-L-methionine:benzoic acid/salicylic acid carboxyl methyltransferase 1-like isoform X2: protein MEVSKILHMNSGVGDKSYAKNSLLQRKAMSKAWPIIKEAIEDYLCTENTPITTLSIADLGCSSGPNTLSILSDLITQFHKIIQLHHNKPIQYQIFFNDLPSNDFNFLFRSLSKFLEDLKNQIGTDFGTCFFNGVPGSFYGRLFPNKSLHFVHSSYTLHWLSKVSEGMEMVNKGNIFINRTSPKNVIEGYYKQFQKDFSLFLKCRGEEIGMIREEKVDRFNVPNFMPSSEEVKTEVLKEGSFIVNRVEVARIDWNSYNDEFNQSNVFVDSSYCYAKCIRSVFEPLMIPHFGEAIVEELFHKFGKIVKDEMSKKQCQETNITISLTKK from the exons ATGGAGGTTAGTAAAATACTTCATATGAATTCAGGAGTTGGAGACAAAAGCTATGCCAAAAACTCCTTACTTCAG CGAAAGGCAATGTCGAAAGCCTGGCCAATCATAAAGGAAGCCATTGAAGATTATTTGTGCACCGAAAATACTCCAATTACCACTTTAAGCATTGCAGATTTGGGATGTTCTTCCGGACCAAACACCCTTTCAATTCTCTCCGATTTAATCACACAATTTCATAAAATAATTCAACTTCACCATAACAAACCAATCCAATACCAAATCTTCTTCAACGATCTTCCTTCAAATGATTTCAATTTCCTTTTTAGATCATTGTCAAAATTCTTGGAAGACCTGAAGAACCAAATTGGAACTGATTTTGGAACTTGTTTTTTCAATGGAGTCCCTGGTTCTTTTTATGGCAGACTCTTCCCCAACAAAAGTTTACATTTTGTTCATTCTTCATACACTCTTCACTGGCTCTCTAAG gtATCTGAAGGGATGGAGATGGTAAACAAAGGAAACATATTCATAAACAGGACAAGTCCAAAGAATGTGATTGAAGGGTATTATAAGCAATTTCAAAAGGATTTCTCACTGTTTTTGAAATGTCGTGGAGAAGAAATA GGGATGATCAGAGAAGAGAAAGTTGATAGATTCAATGTCCCAAACTTCATGCCAAGTTCAGAGGAAGTAAAAACAGAGGTTTTAAAAGAAGGAAGCTTCATTGTCAACCGTGTCGAAGTCGCACGAATTGATTGGAACTCGTATAATGatgaatttaatcaatcaaatgtGTTTGTCGATAGCAGTTATTGTTATGCAAAATGCATTAGGTCTGTGTTTGAGCCCCTTATGATTCCTCACTTTGGAGAAGCCATTGTTGAAGAATTATTTCACAAGTTTGGAAAAATAGTTAAGGATGAAATGTCCAAAAAACAATGCCAGGAAACAAACATCACTATTTCCCTTACTAAGAAATAA
- the LOC103485068 gene encoding lipid phosphate phosphatase epsilon 1, chloroplastic-like — translation MPLTASRIITQMPLSVAATFRPSFKTTSNRIFKLQSLKPTSSLHFPSSNLVFLRGFVSKEALFRNSGCGMAELTRTSSSVRCGNGDEGFRSLETESFFDGSSEFRPVTAAGGLEAILNKLSKWLVAALFAAVILLRHDAEALWTAMGSVINAVLSIVLKRILNQERPIATLRPDPGMPSSHAQSIFFTVVFVALSAVEWLGVNAVSLSICGFSFIFGSYFSWLRVSQKLHTISQVLVGSVLGGFFSILWYLLWKAVVNEAFSDNLWVQVVVVLGASGFCIGFVIYVFNNWFRDEK, via the exons ATGCCTTTAACAGCCTCTCGGATTATTACCCAAATGCCGCTTTCAGTCGCCGCCACTTTTCGCCCTTCTTTCAAAACTACCTCCAATAGAATTTTTAAGCTTCAATCCCTTAAACCCACATCGTCTCTTCATTTTCCTTCCTCGAATCTTGTTTTCCTTCGTGGGTTTGTCTCGAAGGAAGCTCTATTTCGGAACAGCGGCTGTGGCATGGCTGAATTGACTAGAACCTCTTCTTCTGTTAGATGTGGAAATGGAGATGAGGGGTTTAGAAGCTTAGAGACAGAGTCGTTCTTTGATGGGTCTTCTGAATTTCGTCCTGTGACTGCGGCTGGTGGGCTGGAGGCTATACTCAATAAGTTG AGCAAGTGGCTTGTAGCTGCCCTTTTTGCTGCTGTAATTCTTTTGAGGCATGATGCCGAAGCCTTGTGGACCGCCATGGGATCTGTTATTAATGCTGTACTTTCTATCGTCCTGAAAAGGATACTAAACCAAGAGCGGCCTATTGCCACACTGAGACCTGATCCTGGAATGCCCTCTTCTCATGCACAATCTATATTCTTCACTGTCGTATTTGTTGCCTTGTCAG CGGTGGAATGGCTAGGTGTTAATGCAGTATCATTGTCTATCTGTGGATTTTCCTTCATATTTGGTTCATACTTT TCATGGCTACGAGTCTCGCAGAAGCTTCACACTATCAGCCAAGTTTTGGTAGGTTCTGTATTAGGTGGTTTCTTCTCCATTTTATGGTATTTGCTGTGGAAGGCTGTGGTTAATGAAGCTTTTTCAGACAATTTGTGGGTTCAAGTTGTTGTGGTCTTGGGAGCTTCTGGATTCTGTATAGGCTTTGTTATATACGTCTTTAACAATTGGTTCAGGGATGAAAAATAG